A genomic stretch from Podospora pseudoanserina strain CBS 124.78 chromosome 3, whole genome shotgun sequence includes:
- a CDS encoding hypothetical protein (EggNog:ENOG503Q46U; COG:U), whose translation MADDPHNTSDISDQVEAGAAKEDAETTATRRELKQTSISEKAGQLSTSQDDKSASDDDDAPKDKTTTAGARKVTPPVALGVPSDETLAEQISSPKKKRAHAELDENKDVAEAPLEGEGSAATDSKNNTAVTLNRTNRSEPEKKRPRDRQASASAVKSGQEEVEPLSASASPRSSMEELAKSRPANTATVRSPIDKPQTTSTSAFASSGFAKLGASSASPFAAASGASPFASAGAGKPSVFGSAGTAASFGSVLGGSTPAAPAKLNFSSTSTASPFASALNGQTGGGSVFKSSPFGSAFGGASALSGGGARLTNFGKPGEALKSGKPAKPFGAPESDAEESEKDEDGDEENGEGAGADGEEENKDDEKEESERKRLKLHKIVVDDGESSEVTLFSQRAKMYVMEKGVGWKERGAGMLKVNVPRATVEFENDGSPDATSFDASVLEDKDYSGPKNVRLIMRQDHTLRVILNTIVLPAMQFKIEKKLKAATVLFTAFENGEAQLVQMKLSNANADLFSDLVEMLKKGLADV comes from the exons ATGGCCGACGACCCGCACAACACGAGCGACATCTCGGACCAAGTCGAGGCGGGCGCTGCTAAGGAAGATGCCGAGACCACGGCGACGAGAAGAGAGCTGAAGCAGACGTCCATTTCTGAAAAGGCGGGGCAGCTATCGACCTCTCAAGACGACAAGAGCGCCtctgacgatgatgatgcgccCAAAGATAAGACGACTACTGCCGGCGCTCGCAAGGTCACGCCGCCAGTGGCCCTTGGTGTCCCAAGCGACGAAACACTGGCCGAGCAGATCTCGtcccccaagaagaagcgagCGCATGCCGAGTTGGACGAGAACAAGGATGTGGCCGAGGCTCCtttggaaggggaagggtcTGCCGCGACCGACAGCAAGAACAACACAGCTGTGACGCTCAACCGTACAAACCGATCCGAGcccgagaagaagagaccACGGGATCGCCAGGCCAGCGCGTCTGCTGTCAAGAGCGgacaggaagaagtg GAGCCGTTGTCGGCAAGTGCCTCCCCACGATCGAgcatggaggagctggctAAGAGCCGACCTGCCAACACTGCTACCGTGCGTTCACCGATCGATAAGCCGCAAACTACCTCGACGTCTGCTTTTGCCTCGTCAGGATTTGCCAAGCTGGGAGCCTCGTCTGCTTCGCCGTTTGCGGCTGCGTCAGGAGCCTCGCCATTTGCgtctgctggtgctgggaaGCCGAGTGTGTTTGGATCGGCTGGGACGGCTGCGTCTTTCGGGAGCGTTCTTGGTGGATCTACACCCGCTGCTCCGGCCAAATTGAACTTTAGCTCGACCTCGACGGCGTCACCTTTTGCGTCGGCGCTTAACGGACAGACTGGCGGGGGGTCGGTGTTCAAGTCGAGTCCTTTTGGAAGTGCCTTTGGTGGTGCTAGCGCtttgtctggtggtggtgctcggTTGACCAACTTTGGCAAGCCTGGTGAGGCCCTTAAGAGTGGCAAGCCGGCCAAGCCTTTTGGTGCGCCAGAAAGTGACGCGGAGGAGAGCgagaaggacgaggacggcgatgaggagaatggggagggtgctggggctgatggcgaggaggagaacaaggatgatgagaaggaagagagtgagaggaagaggttgaagctACATAAGA TCGTGGTCGACGATGGCGAAAGCTCAGAGGTCACACTCTTCTCCCAACGCGCCAAGATGTATGTTATGGAAAAGGGAGTTGGGtggaaagagagaggtgCCGGCATGCTCAAGGTCAATGTGCCAAGAGCGACGGTCGAGTTTGAAAACGACGGCTCCCCAGACGCGACCAGCTTTGACGCCTCAGTGTTGGAAGACAAAGACTACAGCGGACCTAAGAACGTACGCTTGATCATGCGCCAGGACCACACCCTGAGGGTCATTCTCAACACGATTGTGCTGCCAGCGATGCAGTTCAAGattgagaagaagctcaaggcggCGACGGTGTTGTTCACGGCATTTGAGAATGGAGAGGCGCAGTTGGTACAGATGAAG CTCAGTAACGCCAACGCGGATCTGTTCTCGGACCTGGTGGAAATGCTAAAGAAGGGCCTTGCAGACGTCTGA
- a CDS encoding hypothetical protein (EggNog:ENOG503P6FH; COG:O) — protein MASFGMGPPRRHLDANAGREVVYCHSCAHEWYSDEQPPRLEPECPRCHSEIVEIVEPGESDPRIEAGGLGLGGGGSGSYFRRNAAGEDSDPEEDDIENHLPGGPARSPFGRGLFPPSPGAPDGDNNRPGDEVFNRFFELIMHDLGGGRHVRESQGANNNPGAGAAPSPPQPGRHVHSATFTFVSGPGVRPDQPPPILPLFGPMLAHVMGVPDVGGPQEQGQPGNRAAGPPPMGGGVFGLQQLLSTIMNPAAAVHGDAVFTQEALDRIITQLMENSPQTNAAPPASETAIASLERKKVDAELLGPEGKAECTICIDEFKMGDEVTVLPCSHWYHGECVVLWLKEHNTCPICRKPIENREENNAGDNSSSGQRSPGADQAASSSSHAQQPRQSSNEGARVFATFSPRATAPRPEEEGASGSSTGYQIPTLFSSYTSRVRTPQENQERLERMAGGGGGQRRSSASPPGAWPEDDTAEPRSSRQRSPSRPRDENWGGNNSGSGTPGESNRRSYFSSFTSAGRDQQQQQQQREGSSSSNNNNNGGNSGSSGGGGGGGIASWIRDHWTRDRGNGNGNGNGNGGRR, from the exons ATGGCGTCATTCGGGATGGGACCGCCCCGACGCCACCTGGATGCCAACGCCGGCAGAGAGGTGGTGTATTGTCATTCCTGCGCGCACGAGTGGTATAGTGACGAGCAGCCGCCGAGACTGGAGCCCGAGTGCCCGAGATGTCATAGTGAGATTGTAGAGATT GTCGAGCCAGGAGAGAGCGACCCTCGTATCGAAGCTGgtggcctcggcctcggtggtggtggctccGGCTCTTATTTTCGCCGCAATGCTGCTGGCGAGGACTCGGACCCCGAAGAAGACGATATAGAGAATCATCTCCCCGGCGGCCCTGCTAGAAGCCCGTTCGGACGAGGTTTGTTCCCGCCGTCACCTGGTGCGCCAGATGGGGATAACAATCGACCTGGCGATGAGGTGTTTAACCGTTTCTTCGAGCTTATTATGCACGATCTGGGCGGCGGTAGACACGTTCGCGAGAGCCAGGGTGCTAACAACAATCCTggcgccggcgccgccccatcaccaccacagccggGAAGACACGTTCACTCGGCGACATTTACATTTGTCTCGGGACCAGGAGTGAGGCCAGACCAGCCGCCTCCCATTCTACCTCTCTTTGGACC GATGTTGGCTCACGTTATGGGCGTTCCTGATGTGGGCGGCCCTCAGGAGCAAGGTCAGCCCGGAAATAGAGCAGCTGGGCCCCCTCctatgggtggtggtgtgtttgggCTGCAGCAGTTGCTTTCGACTATTATGAACCCAGCCGCAGCGGTTCATGGCGATGCTGTGTTCACCCAGGAAGCGCTCGATAGAATCATCACACAGCTCATGGAGAATTCTCCTCAGACGAACGCTGCCCCGCCGGCTTCCGAGACTGCGATTgcgagcttggagaggaagaaagtCGATGCCGAGCTGCTTGGGCCGGAGGGCAAAGCTGAGTGCACGATTTGCATCGATGAATTCAAGATGGGTGACGAGGTGACGGTGTTGCCGTGTAGCCACTGGTACCACGGCGAGTGTGTCGTCCTCTGGCTCAAAGAGCACAATACCTGCCCCATCTGCCGAAAGCCGATTGAGAACCGAGAAGAGAACAACGCTGgtgacaacagcagcagcggtcAGCGGTCACCTGGTGCCGATCAGGcggcttcttcgtcatcacATGCGCAACAGCCTCGGCAATCTTCGAACGAGGGCGCGCGAGTGTTTGCGACCTTTTCTCCACGAGCCACTGCTCCCAGaccagaggaagaaggagcgTCGGGTTCTTCGACTGGCTATCAAATTCCGACGTTGTTTAGCAGCTACACTTCGCGGGTTAGGACGCCGCAGGAGAACCAGGAACGACTTGAACGTAtggctggaggtggtggtggtcagcgCCGTAGCTCGGCTTCTCCGCCCGGGGCCTGGCCTGAGGATGATACTGCCGAGCCTAGGTCATCTAGGCAGAGGAGTccgtcgaggccgagggatGAGAACTGGGGTGGGAATAACAGCGGGAGCGGCACTCCGGGGGAGAGTAACAGACGGAGTTACTTTTCAAGCTTTACGTCTGCTGGACGGgatcaacagcagcagcagcagcagagggaggggtcgtcgtcttcgaacaacaataacaacgGTGGCAATAGTGggagtagtggtggtggtggtggtggtggtattgcTTCATGGATTAGAGATCACTGGACTAGGGACCGAGgcaatgggaatgggaatgggaatgggaatgggggacgacggtga
- the FIS1 gene encoding Mitochondrial fission 1 protein (EggNog:ENOG503P1Y3; BUSCO:EOG09265A4E; COG:M): protein MTQLPYAIDAETPLSPSELGVLRAQYEKEGEMVGVQTKFNYAWGLVKSNVRSEQHLGVMLLSEIFRTSPERRRECLYYLALGNYKLGNYGEARRYNDLLIEKEPANLQASNLRTLIDDKVAKEGLMGVAIVSGVAVAAGIIGGVLLRNLGRKR from the exons ATGACACAATTACCAT ATGCTATCGATGCCGAAAC CCCTCTGAGCCCATCAGAGCTCGGAGTGCTCAGGGCACAGtatgagaaggagggcgagaTGGTGGGAGTGCAAACGAAGTTCAACTATGCCTGG GGCCTTGTCAAGTCGAACGTACGCTCTGAGCAACACCTCGGCGTGATGCTCCTCTCAGAAATCTTCCGAACGTCCCCAGAACGGCGTCGCGAGTGCCTCTACTATCTCGCTCTCGGAAACTACAAGCTCGGCAACTACGGCGAGGCGCGAAGATACAACGACCTCCTTATCGAAAAGGAACCTGCCAACCTTCAAGCTTCGAATTTGCGCACGTTGATCGACGACAAGGTGGCCAAGGAAGGGCTGATGGGCGTGGCCATCGTGAGCGGGGTGGCAGTTGCCGCGGGTATTATTGGAGGTGTGCTGCTCAGAAacctggggaggaagagataA
- the spc24 gene encoding putative kinetochore protein spc24 (EggNog:ENOG503P1JU; COG:S): MLLEEDPSLLIRHTITNFNTAPDRLAISRISESLSTLAQARDLRIREAESSLKKLSRQLSTLSNQHRELTSTHSSAAHASEISRLDTQKFRIAKSASDLEMETERLQGQLDELNARLQELEMQGVDGGDGVEGVRGGDGGVEDEVLLRLKVYRSLGMELEKSDDGSGKKDGGGEFNRVVLRNDKRGDVHVVKIDGGFSRFFYANYFWQNL; the protein is encoded by the coding sequence ATGCTCCTAGAAGAAgacccctccctcctaaTCCGCCACACAATCACAAACTTCAACACCGCCCCCGACcgcctcgccatctcccgcaTCTCCGAATCCCTCTCTACCCTCGCCCAAGCCCGCGACCTCCGCATCCGCGAAGCCgaatcctccctcaaaaaaCTCTCCCGCCagctctccaccctctccaaccaaCACCGCGAGCTAACctccacccactcctccgccgcccacGCCTCCGAGATCTCCCGCCTCGACACCCAAAAGTTCCGCATCGCAAAGTCGGCTTCAGACCTCGAAATGGAAACGGAGCGGCTGCAGGGCCAGCTGGACGAGTTGAACGCCAGGCTccaagagctggagatgcagggtgttgatggcggggatggggttgaaggagtaAGAGGTGGGGACggcggggtggaggatgaggtgctgCTGAGGCTAAAGGTGTATaggagtttggggatggagttggagaagagtgatgatgggagtgggaagaaggatggagggggagagttTAACAGGGTCGTGTTGAGGAATGATAAGAGGGGGGACGTTCATGTTGTCAAGATTGATGGGGGGTTTTCGAGGTTTTTCTATGCGAATTACTTTTGGCAGAATCTTTGA